acaaaaatgtATCTATTTCGAAATTAGCCAAAAGATGTGCAGTATATGCTGAGAGTTTGAAGGCTGTGATTTTTGAGGGAATTTAggaccattttgaaaatatttaaactaataGGAAATGTTTGATGGATGAATTTGAGAACTTagttacattttttaaagcaGCACtgcacaaaaatttaattaccaAGGTAGCATGGGgcctataaattttaaatagatcaattttgactaaattttaattttcaaaattttgaatttttttaatataatgaattttccTATTGGTTgttctaaaattgaaaagttatatttttaattatgaattcatTCTAGTACGTActgtatttatatatctttatctATGTCTatagtatataaaaagaaaacctcATTTTCACTCATAAATAAGGgttactttataaaaaatatccttatgtattttttcagCCACCTCCTCTCAAATTTTTCTAAccatttatattatctatactaatatgaaaatttcattcaCCAATTTTATAGTTGTGTCGATAATatctctaaatttattttattttatttatttatttttttaaatgtgatgtgttgatttatatatcttattcttatatataatctattttaaagcgtaaataattatttattatatgcacgcaaAGACGACATGCTATaatcactaatatatatatatagatatacacacacatatatgcaACCAAAGAGAGAAAGATATGTAGCATGATGATGACTCAAATGTTGGTGACGGATCTAGTGGTGGCAGACGAGTCGAGCCAGCTCGGAAAGCTAGCGagtagttaaaatttttatatatttaatttcctattcaaactcaaaattgattatatattataattattaatcaatatcatatattttattttggataataataaattatgatatttttgtttatacatttaatctttatacaaaaataaattcaatcaacaacttagtaaattataatattttttataattaaaattacttttaatatgacacatataaactttacgttatattttaatatatatttgtattgtgttatacttttttaaattgacaagtaattcacttatgattattttttatatattttttttatttttatatttatatcaagatacatactaggcattatgcaatctattttattacttataaatttatgtcgaaATTTAATGATTCCTaagaattaatctaaaaatcatgataataataataatgatgatgatggttgaataattttaattatttttattattattttaatatatataatgagatcaaaaaatttaaataataattacgatatcttaaaattcgaaCACCcgattcatattaaatttaaatatatatatatataagactgtgttcattagatcatatcagacggtatgatttaaaatcacatagtCTGATTCAATGACACACtattttgaatgattactcttatgttccaaatatgatatctcgacatccatatatccaataagtttataactttaccaaatgtatttttttgtaaagtttGATTATATCTAAcggtttgatctgaattttgatagcccgattaacccatgttgttcaacaatataacatttataaatatataaatttattgcagattgtgaacatatattaatctcaactataaaatattttatgtatttcaattgcattattccagataatggatacttttctacaattttaaattattcagtaTGAATTTgctttttagtatattttactaattatattactactaaactaattagtagtttatatttataacaataaattaaaattttatattatattttgatatatttataacatagtatacattacgcaatctattttataacttataaatttatataaaaatttggtgattcaatcacataatttaatctaataataataataattaaaaaattataccaagttcgagctcgagctcaccAAAAAAGTTGAGCTCGACTCATTTACACCCCTAGATGGATCCGATTCCTACAGTTAATAAAGCTTACTCCATGATTCTTTTAGTTATACAAAGGGGGAAGAGGAATTGGGTCTTAATCAATCAGAAAGACATCCAACTGTAGCAAAAATCATCGGAATCACAGCGGCGTAGATCTGTTGATGTTGGGCTGAAGAATTGGGAACCCCTAAAACTGTGGTTATCAAGAATTATGGATTTTCTCAAAaatctctcttctctcacacCCACTACCACACCTCACGACACACACTAAACCCCTAACTTCCGTCGGCGGTGATGATGGTGATACGGCGGAGATGGCAGAAGACGTCATTGAGGAGGAAGGAGAAACGATGATAGTGTCAGCAACGAGAATGGCGGTGATCATGCTCGAACAGCGCGAACAGAGGAGGACGGACGCTCGCATGCGACGGGTTCATTGGAACACATCCGGTTACAATTCAACATTGAGGAATTTCTCACTTTGGCGCACAAAGTGATTGATAATAGCGATCACGCCTCCATTCAGGCGCTGGACAATTTGAAGATGAAGTGGAAACAAAAGTTTGGCTTTTTCCATTCGAGTCGTGTTAAGTCAGTGGATGAAAATCTGTTGGTAaacttgaattttgaatttaattatatgtaatatacaaaactacaaaCATATCCAACATAACCTATGATGAGCCACGAAATTTGCTCCCATTTCTCTCTCAGAATATTCTACTTTTGTTCTATATagaatttgattcaagttagaacataaaacaatccaaaagtaCTAAACAATAatgtttgtttggagttatttttcttcttgttctttgttctatatAGCAATAggaaaagaactatatctattccatagtgtggtgtggacaaattagagggattctaatttggatcctaaagtgaatgGAAGACGAACGAAAAGGGAAATAATGCACGTTGATGCTcatataaagaaacaaaaggtaaagtttcatgttatatttttgtgccTTTTGTTTCATCCCTAGCCACATGTCTTGACATGTCTTAGCCACATGTTACAAAAGGAACGTCCCtttgaactattttaatttttttttatttcacgcttcgcCGCATTTCCGGACCATACCGATTTTTTCACCCTCCTCTTCCATGAGAAACCATTTTCTCTTTGGACCTAGACAAGATCAAATCGGGTcttgggcttggacttcaatgGACTAGGCTTTGAATGATCAAGCCTGATTATGTTAGTTAGGTGATGACTTAATATAACTCTCCTCATTGTTCTTTATCGCACGCCTCATTTCCTATGAAGGGATGAACGTGGGATTGAGAAGTTAAGATGATGAGTATCATAGAGATTGAATCAAATATGTATCAGTAGGAGATGTTGATTAGTGTGTCAGGTTAGTGGACCCGAGACGCAATATGCATCCATATTTGAGATAATGATTGAGACTTTCAAATACTTGGAATAAAGACTCCTTCGGGATAGACCTAAGTGACATAGAGTTTGTAGTCTTCGAATTATATATTGAGATATAGACTCCTCTTAGAGATAATGTTGTGTACACCTATAAATAGAATACAtagttatgatcaaattagaacacacaaaaacacaaatGTGTTAGAAATGAATTGATCACAATACTCtctccaaatttattttctctaatttttctctctatgTTCTTTGTTGGAGCATCACCATAGATTCCTTGGATTTGAGAGGTGTAAATGAGTGGGTTACTCTGATACTAATCCACCGACGCGAGCAAGGCGTGTTCGTGATTTCCACAATGTAAGAGCAAGATCCAACGAGGTGAAGTATTGAAGATGCTCGTAATGTGATCTCAAATCAACAAGAAAGACAATGTGTTCGTGATTCAATCAAAAGCATGAGCTTGCAGACGAAAAAGATTCGAATACATGATTCAACTACTTCCGCTGCTAAAGTTAATTCAATCCACAATTATGTGtctatatgattttatatttatatacacataattacttaattatatacaaaatttatttatgaaataattacataaattatctaCTGTTATTTCTCGACAAAGCCAGTCAATTCATGACATTCCAACACAAAATGAGATGGTAGAAGGTACACGTAGTGACGTAGATTAAACCAACTTCATTGATCCTttccaaacaaatttttagTGTCCAAACAGTCCTCAGTGGCTCCCGAAATAAAGAGTCTGAAAGCTAAATCCAGCTACCCTAAACACGCCATACCTCCATTAAAATCTCATCTCATCACATCAAAATACtccatgaaataaaaaattccctGCTTTCTCGTGAGCAATGAAAGCCTCACTCACTCTCCGTGAAGACCCTAAAAACCCGATTGTCAAAGCCAAGATCCCACTAACCATTTTTGGCGTCCCATTCTCCTCCAGGGTCGAAGCTGGAGATTACAAGGAGCTCTGCATCAGTTTCAGCACCGCGTTTCGCTCCGGCCCGCTGCTGAGGTTCTCCTACAGGCCTAACGATTCGTGCCGCCAGTTTGGGGTGACGTTGAGAACCGGCATCGGGAAGTTCGGATCGCCTGCCGAGTCGCCTATATCCATTAGCGCGGAATTCAACTCCATCGGTAATAATTGCCGGCCCAGCTTTCTTCTCCAGTTTAAGCCTCGATCGGGGGATTTTTCTGTTCGGAGTCTTGTCGAAAGTCCGCAGTTGAATCTGTCTTCTGAGAATTATGAGTCTCTGGCGGTTGAAAATGTTGTCGTCTCGGAAGAGAGACTGACTTGGAATCAGTTGTTTTCTCGTGCGTATGGGGTATTGACTGAAGGGGAGATGCGAGCGACAACGTCGGTGCCAGTAAATCATTCGGTGGTGAGGCTCGGGTGGAGCATGAAGTTTCTTCCTCCGGTAGCGACTGCGGAAGGCGGCGGTGGTGGTTCGTGGGCTGAGTTTTTGTCGAAGGAATTGCCGTATCTAGTGCTTCGGAAAATAGCGGTCGAGCACGTGCCCGGACAAAAGGCGGGTATGGGAAAGAAGATGACGTGGCAGAGGCGCGTTTGGGCTTGAAGCCGGAACTTGATTTGTTAAAGAGCGAGAATCAGTTAATTAAGAAAGAGAGAATGGAGCGACTTGAAATTTGAACTGATTTCTGGGGGGAGAAATGTGGAATTCGACGCAAATAATGTgggaaaaaacaagaaaatcgtAATAGTTCTAGACTTGTAGTGGGTACAAAAAAGTGTGTAATAATGATTAGTAAAACgtcattatttattaataaagttaTACGGTTTAGGTTTTAgatagttatatatttaattaatttttatattatctatttataatttaatcattaaaatttttattgccaaaatacccttaaatatatttatttaccttCAAGATGtcactttctttaattttctcaatattttttttattcacacatttaacattaatttgttttgtcaaGTTTGgccaattatttatttacttcaaattttttatttaatttaacaaaaagtataataataaaattttaaattaaattatgcccatagtataaatttatatcttaATTCTATtaagatacaaaaaaatattgtgcttattcatttaattcgttttttcttttcacacgCTCATCCAATGTGCCACCcgctaattataatatttatcacaatatatatttgccATTTCTaccaaacttttttttttttttaaagtaagaGTGATGAACTAttgttaattgaaataaattgattacctactattcaataaaaacaacatCCCACGCAAAAGGCAAGGCTCGAGCCCATAatctctaaaattataaaaccttAGACCTCATTGGCCTATATCCACATACCCTTATCCTTGCAACATTGCATAAAACATACCAGTCCCCAAATCCTCTCTGTATTTGTCTAAACATGTTCATATATACCTACATagacatatatacatataaatattagacTTATTAAGTTGAAGTACTTCTGTAGGGTAAGAATACCTTTTACAAATATTAGCAGGAAACTGTAAAAGAAAAGAGCAGTATGTAAAATCCAAGACCAAAACCTACATATAATAATAGCCCACAGGAACAAAATTGATTTACATGAACAACATGCTATTGTCAACACTAgatattttacaaaaacacTAACTTAAAAGGACAAAACaatccatccatccatccatccacCTATAGTTTGGTCTATATGCTAAATTACTGAACTAAAGCAATCAAGAAGTTAAAGGGAATGTAACTGGATTTGGCATAATACAACAATTCTAAATCAATCTGTACTTTCCATGATGAGATATAGTTAGTAGATACAGGCTCCTGACTCCAGCACTAACTGCCACACTATCTTACATCCTTCCCCCTATCTACCGACCCTAGATGTTTGCTATTGCATAGTTAACCTCTGTCCATTGCTTGCCCATGTAAGAAGCGACCACCCTCGTCTGTCACAAGGAATCACGATGAGAAGCATGTAACCAGGGATGATACtgtaattaaacaaaatgtaCTAGCAAATCTTTCCTAATAGGAACGTAGTGCAACTTATACAAAGTTTGGCCAAGTCCATTTGCATTGGCAATATGAAAGAGACAAAAACAGCACAAAACTGAAATTTACAGACAAACAAAAACTTGCAGTCCTTTTGGAAGATTAATACACCAATTGTTAGTGTTCCTAACTATTTCACCGAGCAGTGCTTTAAAAAGTGTTGCCATTTTTTCCCCTGGTACATTGTCAACAgatttccaataaaaaatgGTTGTTAGCAAGAAATAAACCAACCGCTCAGTCATTCCAAATTGAGCATCTTGAGAGAGTGTCATATTGGAAGCGGCCTTAACTCAGCAATCAAAAGTCttactaataaaaatggacTTGAGCCTGCTCTTGTGCATTTGGATCCATAACATAAGAAAACTCTCCAATGCTTTAGTTTCTGTAGGGGCATGCTTTTTCAGATTATTGATTTGATTTCAGTTGTTTGTCAGTGATCTCTTCCTGTAAACTAAAAGGTGTGATATCTTCAACTCAAAGGCCAATACATGTGAACAAAAGACCAGCATTATCATGGTCACACAGTGTATGCTATTGttctttgtatttatttataattttttttgctttttctttctagTTTTCTTTTCCCTATTATCTCTTTCAAACACTCAACGTCATTGACCAAAAATAACTGTAATTTGTAGCTATCATATTAGTGGTAGCTTCCCAGCAATCGGATGCCTAGACACACTCGGAGATGAGAACATCAAGCACAACtgcttttccttctttggGTTCACTAAAAACTGACCAGGAAACATCAGGTTTTATTGTAATCTTAGGTCAGCAACCATTGAGGCATCAGCAATTTAGACTGTTCATATAGCAAACAGAGAGTGTTTatctgaaaaaattatataactgtCAATGATCaaaacaagaatcaagaaaaaataaatgcagaAGCATACCACTTTCACCATCCGATAAGTCTGCAAGCCTTGCAAGAGCATCAGTAAGTGCTAGCTCTTGCTCCTGTTCCaccaaaagcaaaataatacaACTATCTGAAATAGAAGATTTTGcatgaaattaaatagtaGAAAATGTAGAGATCTCAACCTTCAGCACTTTCTTTGCCTTCTCTATCTCCACAGGGTCAGGGTGGGTAGCACCAAAAACCCTCTCCACCTGCCAagtttcaaattcaataataagtaGCAATtgccaaaatatatatactagacCACCATTGCCTACCTCCTTGATTAGAGTATCAGTATGGAGCAACTGAATGTCGTTAGGTCCCTTCTTTCCAATGCCATTCTGCGATGGTGGAAAGTCCTTCCTGGATTGACCTTTTGCTAGTCCCCTCCCTCTTCCAGAACCCGGAGGATTATCTCGAGCAAGAGGTCGGCTCGTTCCATGGGCTGGCCCACCATAGCCTCCATGACGAGAAATTC
The nucleotide sequence above comes from Sesamum indicum cultivar Zhongzhi No. 13 linkage group LG11, S_indicum_v1.0, whole genome shotgun sequence. Encoded proteins:
- the LOC105173780 gene encoding uncharacterized protein LOC105173780: MKASLTLREDPKNPIVKAKIPLTIFGVPFSSRVEAGDYKELCISFSTAFRSGPLLRFSYRPNDSCRQFGVTLRTGIGKFGSPAESPISISAEFNSIGNNCRPSFLLQFKPRSGDFSVRSLVESPQLNLSSENYESLAVENVVVSEERLTWNQLFSRAYGVLTEGEMRATTSVPVNHSVVRLGWSMKFLPPVATAEGGGGGSWAEFLSKELPYLVLRKIAVEHVPGQKAGMGKKMTWQRRVWA